AGAAATAAGTACATTGAGAAGAAGTAATTATACAGTTTTTTACAGTTAAAAATGGACAGTATATTACAATAACTTATTTAGTACCAAGACTAATTACATCCACGAATTGTAGGTAAATGATCAAAGTCTTGATGTTGCTGGACAGACGAACTTTTTGGAAGGCTTTCCTGATGAAGTCCTCCACCTTTGGAAGTTAGTTGCGGCAGCACCATTTGATTGTAATTGGAATTctgtaaaacaattttattttatattttttataaaattaattaattactagcaaccttgcaatcactatgtgactgccgtgacttgtgaactataaataaataaaattttgttttattaaatcataacttttgttaaattgcactgtacttttttaactattgacgtttttaaagatataagctcatcccgatgttatactcatcaagagctttcatttgagtatccacatgcattttgatatatttttcatatatacaatacatatatatatatatatatatataagggtgtgccaaaatattttggagtgagacgatgtatttgattttcatagaattttttaacagaagcttagtttgggcacttccggccaaattttgaattttcatcgGAAATGAAAGGTCTGGATGattgtaatgtcgggatgagtttatatctttaaaaatgtcagtagttcacgagatacaaggtcatttcttaattatgtatctagagatagatcattttcgaatgcagcctaaatactcatcatcataaattgactattggtgaaaatgatatgaaaacaTGAAAAgatacaaattcaaatcaagacttttctaaggataccaaattaaaccataaaaacccattttatcatataaatacactggccataaaattttgcttattctcttaataatatagataaaattttcctcCAATAAACTTACTCGTGATCGATCTCGATACTTCCGATTCttttcatattcttcaatttcGCCATTAGGCAACATATAGTGGAAGTTTTCAAAGTATACATGTTGTAATAATTGATCACAAGTCCACCTGTGATCTGGGTCTTTTTCTAGgcattttttcagaaaatcaatctgtaaaataattgtaattatttttacactattttatttcataaatttacatattagaaaatatatatttaattcattttacttGTACAGGTGTACTAGCAGTCATGGGGAGAACAGCTTCTAGAGGCATTACTGACTGAGGCGTGGGCAGAGTAACACCAGCGAAGAATtcattttgttgaaaaattatcatgTGGCGAGGTAAAAGATCTCCTAGAGTTCTTCTGATTAAATACAGTTGATCAACATCGGATTTACCTGGCCAAAGTGCTTCTCCTCGAATTAACTCGGCAAACACGCACCCAATTGCCCAAACATCAACGGGAGTTCCATACTGAGTATCGCCGACCTGATATCAAGAAGAAAAGTCATTTAAATTctgaagaataaattaaaacctttcaagtaattttttttttacttaccaAAAGCTCTGGCGCTCGATACCACCTGGTCGCAACGTACTCGGTGTAATTTTCTCCAGGACTTAGCATTCTTGCGAACCCGAAGTCGCAGAGTTTAACAACGCCGTCGCCTGTGATGAGAATATTTTCCGGCTTTACGTCTCTGTGAACACAGCCGAGTCTATGACAGTAAGCAACACCCTGAAGAATTTGCCAGGTGAGTTGTCTTGTCATCTGCTCTGGGCATCCTCGCGGATACTTTTCCATCTCATTGAGCAGCGTGTGCTCGCAGTACTCAAATACTAAGTgaagttttctttttcttctgaAGACTTCTAATAAATTCACTAAGTTTGGATGCTTGAGGTTCTGTAAtacagttaaatttaatttttatgatattattcattaaaataaaattttattgttctaaaaatacactgaaaaaaaaaaaaacaaaaattaacttgaatcaagaaaaaattcttaaaccaagaaaataattgataaatatttacaagtggagtCCACCCTATTTTTGAACATATCtgggtgaaaaattaacattttttaattttttttttgattctgctgttttttacggcgcatttatgataaataatgtcgtgaaagaaaaaaaagtaaaattaacttaaataaaaaaaaaatttcttaatttaaaaatttttttattcaaatcaagaaaatgaaattctttaaaattattcacttgattcaagtcaattttttttcctgagtataaaatataacacCAAAGCTATTACAAAGGAATATAATTTCgtaaaacatgaaaaaaattgataagaatcTAAGTGGTGAATATTCAAAGGCAAGTATGTATAAAAAGCATTGTTAACATGAGGTGTACGctattattaatgattcacgcggaatatttatattcatgaAGAGAGAAAACCTTGAAGAAAATTCACGTAAACTTGCATATCAAGTTAGAAAAGGTCACAAgttacaaatattaaataagtttACTGGTAAACTAACGGGAAATTATTTGTACATACATGATATATTATACTACAGGAGAAAGAACCGATTATAGATAAGACGGTATGGAGAATATTTACACGGCAAGGTATTGACCGGGGACGATATTGACCACCGTCCGCCTTCACCATAACAAGTAGGAACACTATATTAGTGTACCATGTATGTTCACCCTCCAATATAAATCCACACAAAGGTACACAATAATAGTCGCAGTAAAAAGAGGATTGATTTGCTGCATGCGAGGCTTCTGGTCTCTTTTAATACAGCAACGTCGCTTGCAAAAGAAATTCACCGTAGCTCTTACTCTGTATAGTATGTCTGGCAGCGATAAGGTCTTTAACTTCCGGCGCAGAGCTTCCGGAGCACGAAACTGCTGAGCAGATCTTAAAGACGCTTTCACGATAGCAAGCTTTTTGAAGattcttttaatatataacaaAATACGTAAGTACCCTCTGTGAAGATATACCTGTGCTATCTACCTGTGCCATATACCTGTGCTATCTATGAATaagtatagaaaatttatattttattacagataaaatattgatgccctgaaaagataaaatgaagataagtagtatgaaaaaaaaaataataataaataccttAAGCAGCCGTATTTCTCTGAGAGCGATTTTTCTTATAAGGGGGTCGTCTTCAGTCTGTTGAAACTTCTTAACAGCTACCAGTCTTCCTGTTTGCCTGTCTCTGCACTGGAACACCACTCCATAGCTACCTTCACCAAGTCTTCCCAGCCTCTCATATCTCTCCATTGTTTTACTCGGTGCCCGAGACCTGGTCACACAAAACATTACGACCACTCAAGTATAAttcagcaataataataatcaaaagtTAGATTTATGGTATGGAATGATGACCCATGATCCACAAACTAGTGCAGCATCcgaagaataaatttaaaataatttatgttaataactATTTAGACTACCGACTTTTTGTTAAGCCTTCCTAGGCAGGGAAGAGCGAACTGCTGCGTAAATAGCATTCCGTTCCGCTGGAGACTGCAGTTAAGACTGTCCTTTTCACCATTGACCAGAGGTCAAACTCCTGAGAGAGCCAAGGGAAGCCTGCTGGACAAGGGTTCGCGCCCGCGCATTATTCTGACCGTACCGAGTGTGTAACACGCAAAGTctcgatttaaaaaattcatagataattaaaatacaacaCTAGATGTTGGATTTTATGAAgggtaaaatttaaattgcgtGCACAGACTATCACAATCGTAAaccataagtttttttttatgtatgactgctttattacaatattttttcatttatctgatgattttttatgtGTTTTAGCCGACATTGGTGACTTTACGAGAAGCGAATAAATTATTCGAACCTGAAGCAAGCAGGAAGGCATCCTGCCATTTATAAAGCGTTGAACTCTTATCTTTATACACACTTTATACagtgtttaatttaaaacaatgacGTGAAGATGATCGTATAATGACAGTGATATGTCACTTACAAAAGTTCcatcataaaattcattacgACGTGTTATCACCTACACACAATGGCACCTGCACTCAGCGACTTGTCATGTAGTACTAATTTACCTGGGTATATTAAATATGTACCTACGtccatataatataatatagaaTAGAAATATGCTGCTTGATTATTGACAATCGATATAAACTACCATGCATTAACGCGACCATCAAGGTTGATATCATATCATACAacctttttattaattttatcgaaaatcaACTCATATACTGACATCAGCTAAATATGTACTTGTTGTTTCTTCAGTTATTACGtctgaagaaataataaatgaaggATTCAAGGCTAAACCAATTAGGATTAATATCTTATATAGAAATATTGttatcttaataatttattcgatCTATAATTACGAGTATGATGTGTGGAGCAAACAAAGAATAGCGTGTTACAGGTTTAAACGTCATAGATCATCGATTTGCTTCTCTAGAGGTCACGAAAGAagattattttgatatttctCGGATCTgcaaattgttaaaattatccCAAGAAAGTTtgatacactgataaaagggtttcttagcatttaagaagatttctttgtgtttaaaaaatcatttcttagtatttataaaatatttctcagtatttaagaaatatttcttaaatactaagaaatattttttaaatactaagaaatgatatttaagaaatgatttcttaaatacaaagaaatcttcttaaatactaaaaaatccttctatcagtgtagaatattaataaattttaattagagtTTCAGACCGCCAAAATGGACGATGTATGTCGCAAATATTGGGTCAATATTTCTTCATATGTATGTTTACTTCTTTAGTCTATTATTAAGttcttttattactttacgCCCACGTATCATTGCTAAAAGGAAATATgctgatatatttttgttgtATACATTGTTTACATTGACATAGATAATATACAAAGTTTATACCTTCACAACAGAGATCCACGCTCAGATACTTAACACGTGTTTTATCAAAGAAACGTGGCGAAATAATCGGATTACCGCCGATGACACAATAGCGGTATCGATTAAATAAAGTCTACTTGTGATGATAGATAgcaaaaaagtatcaaaataAAGTATTTATGGGTTAATAACTGGAATATTGGaagaaaataaacaaacctTCGAGGCAGCAACGGCAAAGTATTGCCAAAGAGCCAGAGCTTTCCGTCTTGGAGCCATTTGTCCATGCGAAGGCTTCACTGAAATCCGTAGTAAATTTTGCTTGTAACTTTAGTAAATCACATAGTACTTAATTTTATCCCCACAATTATTATCGGTACTAATTTCAGCAAACAATTCACAATTAACATTATTAACAGAGACCTGTTCTTACTACTGAAATCTACGGTGTAGTTATTGGCAAAGGCCGGAGCGTAACACCGAAGAGCCTTCATTGCTATATACTTTCAAAACAACTACGTCACGTGAGATCGATAGTTAGTAAAGAGAACCAAGTCTTGATagcaatatatattataatgcttttattattataaaagcaGCACGACTTTGACTTAACTAAAGAATTCTACGTCAAACTTATCAGAGCTGatcataaattcaatttaggttgatgaatatttacatttttttatcccCACAAaggaaactatttttttaatcatagatGAAGGGTTTTACGTGAATAGTAAACAAGTTTATCGATCACTACAataaattcaacaattttaattttaattcaagattaattattatacacaagttatttatttgcttattaattttacattgaCGCTTTACTTGGACGGATAAATGgtcccgtttttttttttttttttttttgcggatGACCTTATAAACAACGTCGcttagttttattaattaatttcatacagTACATACATCTATTTTGTTTTCTTataataacacaatttatattaaatatcctAGATTTGTAAAGTTATTCCTCTGGCAGTTTTCAAATTTCACACGCTTTTGGTCGCTCTTTGTGCGTTGCGCGGAGTCTTGATATCACTTTCATCGTTATCACCCCTCACTGTAAACGTGACAAAGTATCTTTTTGTGCGATCTAATTTTTCAGCTGGCAAGGCTATAATTTGCTTCTCTTCACCTCTTGTTACTTCGACCTGCAAATAGTAAACTTTTACTAAAagtaattctttaaaaaaataaataactttacaataatataaattaattaaggagaaagattatgaaaaatgattaattgtcAAATGATCTGCGGTACTTGAAAAAAGCCagaatgatgaaaatttttgtcgattttgataaaaaaaaatatatttctaatttttaacaattaataccGTCATTTGACCCTTTCCCCGACTCTCTATTCTTGGAAAAAGAGACCCCTCGTCTCGTTCTTGGCTTCCTCCGCCCACTGTAATTATAATCTACTATCAAACTACGCAGATCAGTTCTAACTACTCTAATTACCTAATTcccaatctaaaaaaaaatcatttctattattaaaaagtttatccTTACGGTAAGTGAATACAGGCACTGATGTGTAAGCGCTTGTTGCATGATGACAGCGGTGGGTTTTCTTTGTGCATTGTTTTGGGTCAGTACACTTGTCTGATGACGTTGGTCTTCTTTGTAAACGTCGCAATTGTTCATAAAGAAAAGTTTCAAAGTCTctgaaaaagtatttatttatttaattgattattcattaattttcattgccataaatattaaaatacaaacttGAATGTATAAGCTTGATCATATTTAGCGACTCCCAAAGCTGGGCCGGACATTCCAGCTTTATGAAACATTTCAAcctaaaataagaaaataaatttattaatttattaattcaagtctagtataaacatatttataatttaaataataaatattacttgTCGTTTCACCAAAACTTGTTCATTAGCTCTCCCATGCCGTATCTGCAGTCTCTTAAGTTccattaattgaaaaaatatttttctttccaaATGATACCTCCGTAAGCTTATTTGTACATCACGAGTAATAGTGTCAATATTCAGCGCTTGTTGCTTCTCAGTATTGGGACAGCATTTGAGAGTTCTCTTCGGTATCTTAGAAACCCTTGGACTAGGCTCGATTCCACTATCTCTGCCTCCGCTGTCTCGGCGCTGTTTAGTTTGTGTACGAAGACCTCGCGGACTGCCGATGCTTTTCCTTTCAACCTAAaaacaatataattaattataacaattattatttaaatgtctAAAACAACTTACTCGAGGTAATTTATCTCTCTTTGActctcttaaaatttttttcaatcgcCTTGGAGATTCTTCTTCACTTGTGCTCGGTATAACTCTGAGAACTCCCAAACTATCTTCGTCTTCTGCATCAGAATCTTCTTCTGGTTCAGCGTCACCAACAACATCGCGAATTTCTTTGGCGACTTCTTCATCCTCCTCATCCCACTCTGGACTCTCAATGACCGCAACAATGGCACTTCGATCGGGTGAACGTTCTTCTGAACTTTCAAaaagactttttttcgatgaagACTTTGAGCTAGCTCTTCTGCTCTTGCCAGTAGACGGTCGTGAATGtgataattttcttgatgACTTTGCTGAACTCGATGAACTATCAATGTGTCGTAAATTATCAGAAATCGATCCTTCTGCTTCTTGTTTGTCAACAGACTTTGGTGCTGACGGTGAGCTTTCTTGAGCCACTGTCTCTTGTGCCGATTTTACTTTCATTGATTCCACTTTTTCAGAGTCGTCATGTTCTGCTTTTTCATctaatttttcctttttatcTTCAACTaaagttttttctttatcattaACTTCAACTTCTTTTGCAGCATTTAtctcttcttttttttcatcttcCACCTCaatatcttttttaatttcttctgtTTCTTTTTTCCCTCCATCAACCAAATTTCTACTTTTGCCTTCACTCTTCTTATCATCCGCTTTTTCTATTTGAATTACAGATTCTTTATCAGATTCACTAGTCTGAGATCCTGACTCAATCGATCTTTTGCTTCTAACCGACACCTCATCTCTGCTAGAACTTCGATCTTCCTCCGTCACAGACTTATCTCTAGTCTTCTCTTTAATCTCTTCTTCACTTTTCTGCAGATTTTGACTTTTGGTCTCACTTTGAACATCCTCAACTTTCTCACCTTCCATTGCAGTTGACTCTTTAGTCGTAGCATCATCTTTCTCCCCACCACCTTTCTCCTCATGTTGACTCTGTAATTTTGAAAGTTCCGATTGGGAATCTTGTGAAGCGGCCTTCACATCACTTTTACTATCTTTCCTACCTTTTGACGCAGACTTTTTCCTATGTTTACCATCAGCCTCGTCTTTTTCGCCAGTAGACTTTTTGTCAGACATCTGACGGCGTATTTCATCAACATCTTTCTTAAGGTCAGCCGCCTTGGCCATCAAAGCGTTCTGCATTTCATCAGCTTTCTCTaaaatatcatcaattttatttttcgaaaattcatCATCTATTTTAAAATCTTCATGTTTAGATTCACTACCGTGTGTCCGATGAGCAGATCTAGGAGTATCTTGATCCTTGTGAACCATAGCTGTTACAGTAACCCTCTCAACAGCTTCTTGGCTTGTACTGTCAGTTGTGTCCTTCCGAAGACGTTTTTCCGGTTTGCTTTTTCCTTCTTTTCTTTCAGTAGAACCTTCACTTACAGACTCACGActcttatttttttccgtagcTCCGTTTTCTTCTTTACTACTCGAAGAAACTGTTTTCGTTTTTCTTCTTGAACTTTTACGTTTAGTCTCTGTCATTTTAGTTTCTCTCGACGTTTCTCTCGGAGTTTTTGAACTTCTTCCAGAATATTGAAccttttcagattttttttcgagCGACCGTCGAACTACAACAACTTCTAAGCTATCATCACTTAAACTGCGTTCGTCATCTTGACTTCCATGgcatttactttttttatctatttcaCACTCAACAACATCATCGGAAGTATAACCATCAGATTCACTCGACGACTCTCCATATTCATGTTTGGAGTGTTTTTTACTGCAGCTTTTCTTACGGTCTCTCTTTTCAGGCTCACTCTCTTCATAACGAGCCGACTCACTGCGAGCTCTACGCCGACGATCGCGACGTGAAGATTTCGACAATCTAACTTCTTCTTCACTGAAACTTCTGCTGCCTCGTCGGTCTTCGTGTTTTCTAGGAGTATTTCTTCTTCGAGTACGTTTTTCCACCCAATGTTCTTCTATGTAAACATCTGGCTCTCGATGATTTCTCCCAGAGTCACTTTCACTTCCAGAACTTGATCCCCGACGTTTAACTTTCAACTTGGCAGCAAAAACTATAAACAACattgatataattataataatttacaattaaaacttttgaaaCTGTTTACAATTCAAAGTTATAACGATCATTAATTAAACACACAgtgtaagtaattaataattaaagtgaTTTTGTTAAAGTGCAAATTtgattttctaataattaa
This genomic interval from Cotesia glomerata isolate CgM1 linkage group LG1, MPM_Cglom_v2.3, whole genome shotgun sequence contains the following:
- the LOC123264576 gene encoding ankycorbin isoform X5: MDTKTPPIAFKHQEKNIQAFRADRTAKAGDLSLPPLTPLPNGSAKNKSAIFGVQWNKRVPCVDKSQERTKKRPYRVLQIGATPLMHACQQGDRSRVLRLLKEQEETIGYRDRTLRNALHYCMDAATGGAVASAAPELVNAVDAEGHTPLHLAVIAGDTQLVAVLLANGADVNAKDLEGHSVLHWATVCGEAECVRLVLAAGARPSTPDLRGGSPLHYAAQCCGAAVTAELSVPKKVGLKVLQTLLEFGANVNAKDEDGRQPILWAASAGSVEAVLALARTGGSAAAGATDKDGLTALHCAASRGHARCVEALVNFCGAQPDHVDDNGCSALHYAATLGHADATALLLRLGADPNRQDRKGRTPALCAAAKGQLETLKILALHGGSLHARTVRGTGVAHEAVLSGRIELIEWLARKKPATLDVATHDGRTPLHVAALHGYLDACKVLLDHGARINSVFRTSKSGPMTPLDAALYRGHRDCAKLIQMHGGTTAQHLRTHRTAPNRENNKPITNEMGSKIRKLGVLYSRDCNSKVTCALVASRETRSFFAAKLKVKRRGSSSGSESDSGRNHREPDVYIEEHWVEKRTRRRNTPRKHEDRRGSRSFSEEEVRLSKSSRRDRRRRARSESARYEESEPEKRDRKKSCSKKHSKHEYGESSSESDGYTSDDVVECEIDKKSKCHGSQDDERSLSDDSLEVVVVRRSLEKKSEKVQYSGRSSKTPRETSRETKMTETKRKSSRRKTKTVSSSSKEENGATEKNKSRESVSEGSTERKEGKSKPEKRLRKDTTDSTSQEAVERVTVTAMVHKDQDTPRSAHRTHGSESKHEDFKIDDEFSKNKIDDILEKADEMQNALMAKAADLKKDVDEIRRQMSDKKSTGEKDEADGKHRKKSASKGRKDSKSDVKAASQDSQSELSKLQSQHEEKGGGEKDDATTKESTAMEGEKVEDVQSETKSQNLQKSEEEIKEKTRDKSVTEEDRSSSRDEVSVRSKRSIESGSQTSESDKESVIQIEKADDKKSEGKSRNLVDGGKKETEEIKKDIEVEDEKKEEINAAKEVEVNDKEKTLVEDKKEKLDEKAEHDDSEKVESMKVKSAQETVAQESSPSAPKSVDKQEAEGSISDNLRHIDSSSSSAKSSRKLSHSRPSTGKSRRASSKSSSKKSLFESSEERSPDRSAIVAVIESPEWDEEDEEVAKEIRDVVGDAEPEEDSDAEDEDSLGVLRVIPSTSEEESPRRLKKILRESKRDKLPRVERKSIGSPRGLRTQTKQRRDSGGRDSGIEPSPRVSKIPKRTLKCCPNTEKQQALNIDTITRDVQISLRRYHLERKIFFQLMELKRLQIRHGRANEQVLVKRQVEMFHKAGMSGPALGVAKYDQAYTFKDFETFLYEQLRRLQRRPTSSDKCTDPKQCTKKTHRCHHATSAYTSVPVFTYRRSNKR
- the LOC123264576 gene encoding ankycorbin isoform X4; the encoded protein is MDTKTPPIAFKHQEKNIQAFRADRTAKAGDLSLPPLTPLPNGSAKNKSAIFGVQWNKRVPCVDKSQERTKKRPYRVLQIGATPLMHACQQGDRSRVLRLLKEQEETIGYRDRTLRNALHYCMDAATGGAVASAAPELVNAVDAEGHTPLHLAVIAGDTQLVAVLLANGADVNAKDLEGHSVLHWATVCGEAECVRLVLAAGARPSTPDLRGGSPLHYAAQCCGAAVTAELSVPKKVGLKVLQTLLEFGANVNAKDEDGRQPILWAASAGSVEAVLALARTGGSAAAGATDKDGLTALHCAASRGHARCVEALVNFCGAQPDHVDDNGCSALHYAATLGHADATALLLRLGADPNRQDRKGRTPALCAAAKGQLETLKILALHGGSLHARTVRGTGVAHEAVLSGRIELIEWLARKKPATLDVATHDGRTPLHVAALHGYLDACKVLLDHGARINSVFRTSKSGPMTPLDAALYRGHRDCAKLIQMHGGTTAQHLRTHRTAPNRENNKPITNEMGSKIRKLGVLYSRDCNSKVTCALVASRETRSFFAAKLKVKRRGSSSGSESDSGRNHREPDVYIEEHWVEKRTRRRNTPRKHEDRRGSRSFSEEEVRLSKSSRRDRRRRARSESARYEESEPEKRDRKKSCSKKHSKHEYGESSSESDGYTSDDVVECEIDKKSKCHGSQDDERSLSDDSLEVVVVRRSLEKKSEKVQYSGRSSKTPRETSRETKMTETKRKSSRRKTKTVSSSSKEENGATEKNKSRESVSEGSTERKEGKSKPEKRLRKDTTDSTSQEAVERVTVTAMVHKDQDTPRSAHRTHGSESKHEDFKIDDEFSKNKIDDILEKADEMQNALMAKAADLKKDVDEIRRQMSDKKSTGEKDEADGKHRKKSASKGRKDSKSDVKAASQDSQSELSKLQSQHEEKGGGEKDDATTKESTAMEGEKVEDVQSETKSQNLQKSEEEIKEKTRDKSVTEEDRSSSRDEVSVRSKRSIESGSQTSESDKESVIQIEKADDKKSEGKSRNLVDGGKKETEEIKKDIEVEDEKKEEINAAKEVEVNDKEKTLVEDKKEKLDEKAEHDDSEKVESMKVKSAQETVAQESSPSAPKSVDKQEAEGSISDNLRHIDSSSSSAKSSRKLSHSRPSTGKSRRASSKSSSKKSLFESSEERSPDRSAIVAVIESPEWDEEDEEVAKEIRDVVGDAEPEEDSDAEDEDSLGVLRVIPSTSEEESPRRLKKILRESKRDKLPRVERKSIGSPRGLRTQTKQRRDSGGRDSGIEPSPRVSKIPKRTLKCCPNTEKQQALNIDTITRDVQISLRRYHLERKIFFQLMELKRLQIRHGRANEQVLVKRQVEMFHKAGMSGPALGVAKYDQAYTFKDFETFLYEQLRRLQRRPTSSDKCTDPKQCTKKTHRCHHATSAYTSVPVFTYHYNYSGRRKPRTRRGVSFSKNRESGKGSNDGRSNKR